The proteins below are encoded in one region of Apostichopus japonicus isolate 1M-3 chromosome 4, ASM3797524v1, whole genome shotgun sequence:
- the LOC139966533 gene encoding uncharacterized protein: protein MAVKTAKLMWYIEERRSDDIYLQEEEHINRVSKAVKNADYIVIAGVGLIVVLAILFCCKEFYMCILNCFRERRVRNQREHVKLIERRSLDLSSSLSTITIQSDQRRYSRVADCNLDIVEEDEEPPNSPGEGWKMTRCNSEEIVYMYPSESHFEEVSIEEDAVSRSRQQNKPRRVTWHNLGEGVGDRMSAGPSWRNFIQEIKEENTSQESEF, encoded by the exons aTGGCCGTCAAAACTGCTAAATTGATGTGGTATATTGAAGAAAGACGATCCGATGACATTTATTTACAAGAAGAAGAACACATCAATAG AGTATCGAAAGCAGTCAAAAACGCCGACTACATCGTAATCGCGGGAGTCGGTCTTATCGTTGTACTTGCTATCTTATTTTGTTGCAAAGAGTTCTACATGtgcattttaaattgttttcgAGAGAGACGTGTAAGAAACCAGAGAGAACATGTTAAATTGATCGAAAGACGTTCCCTTGATCTCTCCTCATCCTTATCTACCATAACTATTCAAAGCGATCAGAGAAGATACAGCCGAGTCGCGGACTGTAATCTCGATATTGTAGAGGAGGATGAGGAACCACCAAATAGTCCCGGGGAGGGTTGGAAGATGACCAGATGTAACTCGGAAGAGATTGTCTACATGTACCCATCTGAGAGCCACTTCGAGGAGGTATCCATCGAAGAGGACGCAGTATCGAGGAGTCGACAGCAGAACAAACCGCGCCGAGTAACTTGGCATAATTTAGGGGAAGGGGTCGGTGACAGGATGAGTGCAGGGCCAAGTTGGAGAAACTTTATCCAAGAAATAAAAGAGGAAAATACTAGTCAGGAAAGTGAATTTTAG